AAAATCTTGCAAGGAAAGTCATTCAGGGGATGTCCCTTATCACAAGGGAAAGCAATTGTGGTCACTCAATGCTATAAACTGATACAGAAGCATGAAGATCAGGCAACACTATCACTCACTACCTGTACCAAGGTCTAAGATCTCTGCACATAAGGAAAGTCAAAAGGGGAAATGACACATAGAAATAGAAGCAAAAATTGACTTTTAATGTGGCTACTTAATGCTAAAACTAATACAGAAGCATAAAGGTCAGGCAACACCATCACTCACTACCTGTACCAAGCTCTAAGATCTCACACAAGGAAAGCCAAGAGGGGAAATGACCCatggagaaagaaagaaaaattgactATTACCGTAATGTGGTCACTCAATGCTAACTGATACAGAAGCATAAAGATCAGGCAATGCCATCACTCGCTACCTGTACCAAGCTCTCAGATCTCACATAAGGAAAGTCAAAAGGGGAAAGGACCCATAGAAATAGAAGCAAAAATTGACTTTTAATGTGACCACTCAATGCTAACTAATACAGAAGCATAAAGATCACAGAACACCATCACTCACTAACTGTACCAAGCTCTAAGATCTCACATAAGAAAGTCAAAAGGGGAAATGACCCATAGAAATAGAAGCAAAAATTGACTTTTAACTTGGCCACTCAATGCTAACTAATACAGAAGCATAGAGGTCAGGCAACACCATCAATCACTACCTGTACCAAGCTCTAAGATCTCACATGAGGAAAGCCAAGAGGGTAAATGACCCATGGAAATAGAAGCAAAAATTGACTTTTAATGTGACCACTCAATGGTGACTAATACAGAAGCATTAAGATTGGGCAACCCCATCACTCACTAACTGTACAAAGCTCTAAGATCTCACATAAGAAAAGCCAAGATGGGAAATTACCCATTGagatagaaagaaaaattgacTATTACAGTAATGTTGTCACTCAACGCTAACTGATACAGAAGCATAAAGATTAGGCAATGCCATCACTCGATACCTGTACCAAGCTTTAAGATCTCACACAAGGAAAATCAAAAGGGGAAATGACCCATAGAAAGAGAagcaaaaattgatttttaatGTGGCCACTCAATGCTAACTAATAACAGAAGCATAAAGATCAGGCACCGCCATCACTCACAACCTGTACCAAGCTCTAAGATCTCACATAAGGAAAGCCAAGAGGGGAAATGACCCatggagagagaaagaaaaattgactATTACCATAATGCGGAGATTTCTCCAAAAAAGTACAAAATACTTTGGCATTTAAAGAGGTCACTCAAATGTAGAGTGCTTAAGAAggaagaaggaagaaaaaaaccaacaaataaaacaatctACATTTTGTCCTAAAAATAGAAACAAGTCTGGATTTTAATAAGGGCCACTCAATGTAGAATAATGCAAGAATTGTAACATGAATTAATGCAATGGTTCCAAACAATACAACTTTAATTGTGACAGCTTGATATTCAATTTTTACCTTGTGTAATGATGATGGCATAGCATAACAAAAGCTACTTTCCATCGTCAACTTCTGATTGAATAATCTACAATAATTATGCATGAAACAGtacaaatgaatgaatattGAATTCAGGGGCAATGTTAACAGAGGTCCCTTGTACTATTCATAATTTGATCATGAAAATGATATCTTACTCTTATAAGTACCTTGATTATCAACTTGTCAGTGGATTTCGAACAAGATGGAGCAACTTCCTTTTGTTTGCCTGGTATTTCCAGAAGGCCACATACAATGGATCCTTGCACAGCTTCAAAAAACGTTTAATGACCTCAGGAtcatttgtatttaaaataCGTGAAGCTTGAACATATTCTGTACTAACGTTGATGGCCTGTGAACTGTCAGGTGAGACAGGAGCTTCATCCAACTGAATTTGCTCACTTGTTTCTTGTCGGATTTCTGAGGACAActctgttgcatttttttttctctttaagctgtcttcttcttctttttagATACTCTTTCCTGTTTTGTTTATTGTGCTTACTCATCTATTGATACGGTCAAAAGAACAAAAGATTTTAGACAAATTATCCATAGAATTATTGTGGACAAAAACGCATTGGAAGGTCACTGATTTATGACAGCAGTGGCTCTCTGAAAACAAGAGAAGCAAGCACTCTGGTACTACTAAAGGATTACATTTGCACTTTTCACTTTCCTCTCTGACTATGTCATCGCCACCCACACTGGTGACTCGTGAACAGGCTCGGGTTTGAAGATTAGAGCTCTTCTACACGTATACTCCTACTTCAAACCACAGGTCCCCCAAGCTCACGAGTAAGAATCATTGCGTGACAGAAATATGTTAAGGTCTTGTATGGGGAACTTTGCGATCGTTACTGAGGACATCAGGATAACAATAAAATTAGACCAGAATTTCTTATCTTGCCTCCTTGTCTTATTTGCAGTACGATCTTAGCATTTCTAGCAAGTTTTAGTTCTACCGTTGCAGAGCGCAAAGTCTTAACAATTTCGCCGAGGTTTGCTCgcctcaaaaaggcaaaggAAAAAGCGCCATTCGACCAGGCAaccgaccaatcagaacactaAACGAGTTAAGTTTATCCCTTCATAGTCATTTGCTGGTGATATCGACCTGCATACCATCAAAAATCTAGccaaatgttcttcatgatcGAGCATTCAATCTCATACATTGTGATCCCACATAATGGTGAATATCGCAATGCCGGTAACCCAGAAAAAAGTACAATCACAAGTAATAAATAACCATAATGGTAAAAGAAGAAGGAATCAATCGATCTTACCTTAATCTGTCTGATCAAAGGGTTAATTAAACCAAGAACATTGGCCTCTGCCAAAAAAGCTCCTTTAAGACTTTACGCGGCAAATTTGTTGAGCCTTCGTGTTACTGGTCAACGATCCTTTTCGTACGTAAACAACAAACAACGAACAACGAACAACGCAGAAGAGCGAATTGTGAGGAAATCCTCTTTCGATTATTGGAAGGGCAGCACTTTCATCATCTGTCTTTCATTTTGTTAGGTTTTCCTCTAGTCTGCATCTTTCGTTATTTATTATCGAAAATTATCAGACCATAGGAACTCAAGCTGCGCGTTGTAATGTCTTGGAGGATTGTATTGTACTCCTCGAAGAGCTAATAAGAAGCAACTGGGATCTTGCTGAAGAGAACGCTTGATTGCGTCAAGAACACAAGAGGGCCAGTCAACAACATGTTGATGCTCTCCAAAGAATTGAACAGAGGTAAGATGAGGGAAAAAACGTCATTCAGCGTGGGAGAAGTCACTGTCGCCGAAGAAGGGTCAACACCGACAATATCGTAGTTCCTTGTTCATGTAGAGTAAGTAAATAAGATTATATTCCAAATCCCACTCCAGACAGGCTTAACTtacttttaaatttaattttaatggaaccaaTGATGGTACGCATTATTTTAAGAAGGTCATAAAGGTTATAAATAGGGTTAGGTCGTGAAGGTCCGATTTAAAGCAGCAAAGTTCTAGTTCAATTTTGGCGCACTCTTGATTATGCATGTAATAATTGCACGAAATTTGAATATGCCACCCCAGCtatataattaataataataataatataatgttcTTAAGAGacacatttacaaagctcaatgCGCCTTACCATAAgagatcaaaaaaaaaaagttaagtaaGTTAATTAGCAGGAGTatgctaatttaaataaaaatgttttgagtgATGACTTGAAGGATGTAAGTGTATGCTTTGATTTTATATGGTCGGGAAGTGAGTTCCAAAGTTTTGGAGCTGCGGAGGAGAACGCACGGTCACCATAGGTGGATGTTTTCACACGTGGTACTTGGAGGGTTGAACGACTCGATGAGCGCAATTTATGAGTTGGATGGTAGGGAGTGATTATGGTTGTCAAGTAGCTTGGAGCAAGTCCATTCAAAGTCTTATATGTCATTAATAGAATCTTGAAAATGATCCGTTTTTCAACGGGTAGCCTGTGAAGAGCTGTCAGAGTTGGTGTAATATAGTCTTGTTTGCGAACTCCTTTGACTAAACGAGCTGCCACATTTTGGATCCTTTGAAGCTTGTCAAGTTGAGACTTAGGAAGACCATATAGTACGCTATTGCAATAGTCAAGATGGGGGATGACAAATGCATTGACGACACATGCTAGATGATCTTTTGAGAGGTACTTCTTGATGCGACCAATGGACCTGATCGCTAGCATAGCCTTCTTACATATCAGATTGATATGTGACATGGAAGTCAGGTTCTCATCCAACATTACACCAAGGTTACGAGCCTCTTTTGTGACTGAGAACGTGTTGTTTCCAAAGGAAAAGGTCGGCAATAATTGATAGTTCTTACTGAATCGTGAGGAGAAAAGAACAACTTCGGTTTTTCCTTGATTGCACTTCAGCATGTTCTTTGTATTCCATGATATCACATCTTCAATGCATGATCTAAGAATATCAGTAGAACAAGTTGGACTATTGGGGTCCAGAGTGATGTAGATCTGTGTGTCATCGGCATAGAACATGCAGTTTAATTTATGGCTAAGTATGATATCCTGAAGCAGAGCTAAGCACATTATGAATAGTGCCCTTGGACACGCGTAATGGGAAGGTAATGAACTATAATCAAAGACAggcattttttattattatttatttatttttcatttgcttagtcttttaacattattttattatacCTTGAGATAATTTTATGCAAAGGGTAAAGTCCAAACCACACAGAAAATAACTTCACTTGTTATTAACCGAGGTCTGCAGTCTAGAAATTCTTTATTTCCTCACATTAGAAATCAGTCAGTGTTGGAAAATCAGGATTCTAATagcttgtttgcttgtttttttcaacaaaacatgACTTAAATTAATTCATCGGTCTGTTTTCTGACAATTGCAACTGCCAATTTGGCTACATTTATTACACACTCCTACCACAGCACTTTGGATTGGCCTATCATCAAGCCATTCCTGATACCTTTGAGAATTGGACCCTATTTAGTGAGACCCTTTTATGATTTCATGAATAGTGCTTATAtagtcttttttctttgtttttttttgttttagttcttAAATTTCTATTTACGAATGCACTGTCTCTTTGAAAACAAAGCATTTAGAGGTTGCTGTTTCTCCTATAACAGTTATTAACTAAATTGGTGCATGCAAGGAGCAATTGTTTACTTTATGCGTGCCGACAGAAATCTGTCTATACTGTCATACCTCTTTTAAAGGCTCCTTGCCATCTATCTCTCATGAAGCTGGTTGTATATACTGCCCAGTACCATATAAATCAATGTTAAATTTCAGTGGTTTATTCTACAGCTGCTCTGCAAAGATATTTCTTGTCCTGCTTTGAAACAAGacacttgaataattattagtcttcaaaaaaatatgaagaacATAAAAGAACCACAAGGAGGAATGGCCGCCAAAAAGAGGTGtgtta
Above is a genomic segment from Acropora muricata isolate sample 2 chromosome 1, ASM3666990v1, whole genome shotgun sequence containing:
- the LOC136923410 gene encoding uncharacterized protein; this encodes MCLALLQDIILSHKLNCMFYADDTQIYITLDPNSPTCSTDILRSCIEDVISWNTKNMLKCNQGKTEVVLFSSRFSKNYQLLPTFSFGNNTFSVTKEARNLGVMLDENLTSMSHINLICKKAMLAIRSIGRIKKYLSKDHLACVVNAFVIPHLDYCNSVLYGLPKSQLDKLQRIQNVAARLVKGVRKQDYITPTLTALHRLPVEKRIIFKILLMTYKTLNGLAPSYLTTIITPYHPTHKLRSSSRSTLQVPRVKTSTYGDRAFSSAAPKLWNSLPDHIKSKHTLTSFKSSLKTFLFKLAYSC